In Solanum stenotomum isolate F172 chromosome 6, ASM1918654v1, whole genome shotgun sequence, one DNA window encodes the following:
- the LOC125868904 gene encoding putative F-box protein At3g10240: MEKEKTIAQAKSSISQDILYEIFSRLPDKSFTRFKCVSKFCNSLVSFKVLAWTYPQKKFYTIKQKSMISNESNLIRPEERIDEKGSAHLIKELNSFPYHKIDYMEGLFCLWNSSQSLPPIIFNPSTRKVTYLPSQNLVEDEIHEYHIILGYDPEKKMHKILLMTYPHNYLMSSSRYWIFTLGTSESWREIKLTNLFVTPPLRGICIDGVIYFFVYHNRERYFKMAAINLRAENFRIISLWNNYGRYYVVDMFDYIHLIEVKGKLAMVDVKEGKTREIILRILQNSETEEWMDHIIVFPQLLSRDIAKEKIYYLRNYVYSNTLNGEIVLMNSLIKPNWIFFYNFKKNSWREIEVLGFEEKVNIFGICSYII, encoded by the coding sequence ATGGAGAAGGAGAAAACAATTGCTCAAGCAAAATCTTCAATATCCCAAGATATTTTGTATGAGATATTTTCTCGTCTTCCTGATAAGTCTTTTACACGTTTTAAATGTGTTTCGAAATTTTGTAACTCTCTTGTATCATTCAAAGTCCTTGCATGGACATATCCTCAAAAAAAGTTTTACACCATAAAGCAAAAATCTATGATTTCAAACGAATCCAATTTAATCAGGCCTGAGGAGAGAATCGATGAAAAAGGCTCCGCTCATCTTATTAAGGAATTAAATAGCTTCCCTTATCACAAAATTGACTATATGGAAGGTTTGTTCTGCTTATGGAATTCAAGTCAGTCGTTGCCTCCTATTATTTTCAATCCCAGTACAAGAAAAGTAACATATCTTCCGAGTCAAAATCTTGTGGAGGATGAAATCCATGAGTATCATATTATATTGGGTTATGATCCCGAAAAAAAGATGCATAAAATTCTATTGATGACATATCCTCATAACTATTTAATGTCATCATCAAGATATTGGATTTTCACTTTAGGAACAAGTGAATCGTGGCGGGAAATAAAACTAACCAATTTATTTGTGACACCACCCTTGAGAGGAATTTGTATCGAtggagttatttatttttttgtttaccaCAATAGAGAAAGATATTTTAAGATGGCAGCGATTAATTTGAGAGCGGAGAATTTCAGAATTATCTCGTTGTGGAATAACTATGGACGCTATTATGTCGTAGACATGTTTGATTATATTCACTTAATAGAAGTGAAGGGAAAACTAGCCATGGTTGATGTTAAAGAAGGAAAAACGAGAGAGATAATTTTGAGGATTTTACAAAATTCTGAAACTGAAGAATGGATGGATCATATTATTGTCTTTCCTCAACTATTAAGTCGAGATATagcaaaagagaaaatatattatttgaggAATTACGTTTATAGTAATACTCTTAATGGTGAGATCGTATTAATGAACTCCTTGATCAAGCCAAATTGGatattcttttataattttaagaagAATAGTTGGagagaaattgaagttttggGGTTTGAAGAAAAGGTAAATATTTTTGGTATATGTAGTTATATTATATAG